Genomic segment of Paenibacillaceae bacterium GAS479:
AAAATTAAAAAGGACTTAGAAACGAGATACGCCGTTCGCTTATTGCCATTGTGAATACAATGGTTTTTCACCAGAGATTCCAGCAATGCTGCGGCCTTATCAAATATGGTTGCGTAAGCATCTTCTCCGAAGATATTTTGCTGGGGCCTATGAACAGCAGATTCCAGCAAGCCGTGATCTTTGATTCCGGACTGCTTCACGTCATTCATTTTTTTCATCATGAAATAGTGGGCTGAGACGACTTCCTCTTTAGTCAAAAAGAGCGTCATCTCATCGGTTCCTCAGGTCTTCAAGAATCCCTTCATCCTCTTCAAATACATCAAAAAAAGCTTCCAGAACTTCAGGACGAACATGATCAGGAAGTTTGTTTTGCCGAGCTTTCTTTACGATTACTTCCCCACGGTCATTTTCTATAAATTCAATTTCATCACCTTGCGAAATATCGAGCTTGGTAGCCAAGCCTTTGGGCAGGCTGACTCCCAAACTATTGCCCATTCTCCCTACTTTCCGGGAATATCGGGTCACATTCGGTTTTTCATTTGTCACTTTAATCACACCATTCATTTGAGGTTCCTCCTATAGTATGATCGTCACGAATAAAGTAATACCTTATTACAGTAATAACTTTATAATGTATGTACATCTTATCAGAATTGAGCGGTACTTTAAAGCCAGTCATAACCAATCTGCGTCTATCACCGCACCGCATTCCAAGCCAGTAAAAAAAGCGACCCTAAGGTGAACAAGTCCCAATCGGGACAAAAATAAACAAATTTCCGTTGACATCATTGGCTATTCCGATAGAATTTAATTATTAATTCCGATAAGATAAATAGAGATTATATTCGTTTGATAATTGACATTGAACAGCAGGGGGTGCCGTGTTGATAGAAATCCGGAACGTCACGAAACAATTCCAATCCCGGGGCCAGAGCGAGCTGTTTACGGCCTTGGACGATGTCAGTTTAACAATCGGCAAAGGCGAATTCGTGTCTTTGCTTGGCCCTTCGGGGTGCGGAAAGTCCACCCTGATGAACCTAGTCGCGGGACTCGAAACAGCGACGGGTTCTGTCGAGGTTGCAGGAAAGCAGGTAACGGGACCCGGACCTGACCGCGTTGTCGTATTTCAGGAGCATGCTCTTTTCCCATGGCTGACCGTTCTGGAGAACGTCGCCTTTGGACTTAAGCAGAAAGGCATCGGCAAAAAGGAGCGGACGGAACTCGCGATGGAGCAAATCAGATCCGTACACCTTAGCAAGTTCGTCGATCGTTATCCCCATGAGTTGTCCGGCGGCATGCGTCAACGTGCGGCCATCGCACGTGCGCTGGCAATGGATCCGGACATTCTGCTGATGGATGAGCCCTTCGCTGCTCTGGACGAACAGACCCGGCTGATTTTGCACCGCGAGCTTGAGGACATCTGGCTACGCACGAAAAAGACCATTCTGTTCGTTACTCATAACATCCGCGAAGCGGTTATGCTCTCCGATCGCGTCGTCGTCATGTCGACCCGCCCGGGAGCGATCAAAAAGGAATTCAAGGTACAGGCCGCAAGGCCCCGTCACAAGGCGGACTCCTTGTTACATCACGTAGAGAATAGCATCATGGAGTGCCTGCGGGACGAACTCGATAAAGTCATCAAGGAGGAAATGGGCGATGAGTACAGCCTTAAGAAGGACGCTGTTCCTGGCGATTCTGATCTTGGCATGGGAAGCGGCATATAGACTGATCGGCTGGCCGTCCTGGAAGTTTCCTTCGGCGCTTCAGACTTTTGAGACGCTGTACAATGGATTCGTTGATGGGAACCTGCTTGAAGCGACCTACCAAAGCATGAAGCGGCTGCTAACCGCGTTTGTCATTTCGATATCCATCGGCACAGTGCTCGGCTTCTTGTTCGCCCGCTATCGGTGGCTGGACGAAACGCTCGGTTTCCTCGTCGTCGCCTTGCAGACGGTGCCAAGCATCGCTTGGCTCCCGTTCGCGATCATCTGGTTCGGCCTCAGCGATACATCGGTTATTTTCATTACCGCGCTAGGAGCTACCTGGACGATGGCCATGTCAAGCCGAACAGGCATCATCAACATCCCTCCTATTTATACAAAAGCAGCTCAGACGCTCGGAACTGGCACGGGATTTCGCATGTTTTTTCAAATCATGGTTCCCGCTTCATTCCCTCATCTGATCACCGGGGTACGGGTGGCGTGGGCGTTCGCTTGGCGCGCGCTGGTCGCCGGCGAGCTGATTGCCAGAGGTGTCGGGCTTGGCCAGAACCTGCAGGCCGGCCGCGATCTTGGCGATACGGCGCTCATCTTGTCAGTCGTTTTCATCATCGGCATTCTCGGAACGATCTCCGACCACTTCTGCTTCAAGAAGCTTGAGGAGAAAATTCTTGTCCGTTATGGCTTAGCCGGCGTCAAAAAATAAATTCAACATACGAAAGAGGTATAGTAGATGAAAAAGCTGATCACCACTCTTGTATCCGTGGTCCTGGCCATGACGGTACTGACCGCCTGCGGCGGTAAAAACAGTGAGGCTCCGAGCGGTTCCGAAGGCTCGTCCAAAGATGCGATCACCGTCCGTCTCGGTGTGTTCAAAAACATTACGCATGCACCGAGTTATGTCGCGCTTGATAAAGGCTACTTCCAGAAAGAGTTTGGAGACAACGTAAAAATCGAAGTTCTTTCGTTTGATAATGGCTCCGAATTTTCCACCGCATTAGCTACAGGCGAAATCGATATCGGCACGGTTGGCCCCGGTCCGTCCACGAACCAATACGTGAAATCGAAAAACTTCCGCGTCGTCTCCGGCTCCAATAACGGCGGCGCCGTGCTCGTTGTAGGCAAGGATTCGGGAATCACCGATGTGAAAGAACTCGTTGGCAAAACGGTCGCGATTCCAACCAAGGGAAGCACAAACGAAATCTCCCTGCGCTTGCTGCTCCAGCAGGCCGGCCTTAAAGTAACGGACGATTCCACGGGCGTACAGATCATCGCTCGCGCGCCTGCCGACACGCTTATTGCGATGCGCCAGAAGGAGATCGACGCGACTCTTATTCCAGAGCCGTGGGGGACTCAAATGGAGCAAGAGGGCATTGGCTCCATTCTCGTCGACTGGAACAAGATTCCGCCAAACAACGGCGACTATCCGCTGTCGATCATGGTTGCGAGCGATAAATTTATTAAAGAGCATCGCGATCTTGTCAAAGCCGCGATTAAGGCTAACCTTCAAGCCATCGACTTCATCGAGAAATCTCCAGACGAAGCCTATGCCTCGATCAACAACCAGCTCAAAGAGCTAACGGGCAAAGCGATGGACGTAGAGCTGATCAAGGCTGCTCTGGCCCGCTGCCACATCACTTCCGATGTCAGCAAGGAAGCAATCGAAGAAATGGCGAAGGTGTCCATCGAAGCCGGTTATATTAAAGATATTACGGTCGACACCCTCGACCTGAGCGAATTCGTCGACTTGTCGATGCTTGAAGAAGTTAAGACAGAGAAATAGGGAGCACCCAATGCAATGAGCAAAAAAATCGTGAACAGCGTAGTTGAACTGATTGGCGACACCCCGGCAGTCCGCATTAATCGTCTCGTGGGCCCGAACGATGCCGAGGTGTACATTAAGCTTGAAATGCTAAACCCGAGCGGCAGTGTGAAGGATCGTGCCGCTTACAACCTGATCGCCCAGGCCGAGCTGGATGGTCGGTTGCAGCCAGGCGCAACGATCATCGAGCCCACAAGCGGCAATACCGGCATAGGCCTCGCGATGAATGCGGCAGCCAAAGGTTATAAGGCAATTCTAATCATGCCGGACAACATGACCAAAGAGCGTATTAACCTGTTGAAGGCTTACGGCGCGGAAGTGGTACTGACACCAGCAGCGGAACGCATGCCTGGCGCGATTCGCAAAGCGCAGGAGCTAAACGCGCAAATTCCGAATAGCTTCATCCCGCAGCAATTCGAGAACAAGGCGAACCCGGACATTCATCGCACGACGACAGCTCTCGAGATTATCGAGCAGATGGAAGGCCGTCTCGACGCCTTTGTCGCTTCCTCGGGAACGGGCGGAACGATTACCGGCACTGGCGAAGTACTGAAGGAGAAGCTGCCGGGCATCCGCATTCTCGTCGTCGAGCCGAAGGGCTCGCCAGTTCTCTCCGGCGGAGAGCCTGGCCCCCACAAGCTCGTCGGCACCAGCCCCGGCTTCGTGCCCGCGATTCTGAACACGAACGTGTACGATGAGATCGTACAGGTTGACGACGAAGATGCGGTGCAGACGACGCGCGATCTCGCTTCCCGCGAAGGCATCCTAGTCGGCCCGTCCGCCGGCGCTACCGTCTGGGCGGCGCTTCAGGAAGCCCGCCGTCTCGGCCCGGGCAAACGGGTGCTGTGCATCGCCGCGGATACGGGCGAACGCTACTTGAGCATGGGGATCTTTTTCTAGACATTTGGTGAGACAGATTATGCAAGTTGTACACTAAGAGGAAAAAGTGAGCATACAGAACGACTGCAGCCGTGCAGATAATGAAGAAGATGGCGTTTCTCCTCCAGAAGAGGGCTAAAGAGGAATAATCCTCCTTAGCCCTCTTCATTTTGGTCTGAATAAAAAGAGAAACCCTACCGTCTTAAAAAAAGACGCGGGTTTCTCGGCACTCTGGTCCGCTTACAGAGCGAACGGACTTTAGGTAGTATAGAGGCGAACCGTGACTATTAAAAGCCACAGCTCGCTGCCACTACTATTCCTTCCAATTTTCAATTCCAGTTTCAAGATGCTCGAAAGAATGCGGAATCGAAGCTTCCATGATGTCTAAATAATTGCTGTGATCTTCCGGAATATCGGTCCATTCCGGTCCAACCTTGATATCCCAAGGTTTACGATCCAGCAGCCCATTAAGGATTCTAATAACCTCTAATCTCGTAATGGATTGATTCGGATTGAAGTTCTTCTCCGTAAAATGCACCAGCACACCTTGCTTCTCGGCCGTTGCGATGGCTTTTTCAGCCCAGTGTCCTGCTACGTCCGTATATGTGCTTTCCTGTGCGGTGTCCCATTGGTACACATTCATGAGGATCTGCGCGAATTCCGCCCGAGTGATTTGTTTCTTCGGTTTGAAAGTCTTGTCGCTGAATCCGACCATCCATTCATTATTGGATGCAGCCGTGATCGCATTCGCAGCCCAATGTTTTGCACTGACATCTGAATACGATGCTTTGTTAGAGCCCGCTGCAGATGTATACAAACGGGACAAGATCGCAGCCATCTCCGACCGGATAATTCCTCGATCCGCTTGGAAAGTATCATCTGGATATCCAACCATGTAAGCACTATGATCGCCTGTTGACTTTACTTTCGGCTTTGTAGAGAAACTGAATTCCACAATCGTGTCTCCGACATGGATGAGGCCGTCCTTAATATAGCTGTCATCCCCAAAACGCTCTTCACGCTTATCGGAACGACTGTCAAAAATGATGTAGCCATTCTTCTCACCTGTAAAGTAGTAATCACCATCTGCGTAAACCATCCAGCCATATTGGCCGCTGGTTGAGCTTATCTGTGGGTTGTGATTTTTGTTCGGCGCAAAATCCGGAAGCTCAGGAAGTTGAACAAGCGTTCCCGGCACTCTGCCTTTGGAACGATTCAGTTCCGTATCCGCCCAATACAATTGCATATTCACTCCTGCAACAGGCTGATTTGTCACCGTATCGAGAATCGTACCATATGGATCGACCAGATCAACCGCCAACTTGGCATTTCCATTGCTATCCACAGTTAGCTTACCGGCAGGACCCGCCAGCTTCTCTCCGTTAGGCGCAAACACGTTCAGCGACAAAGTATATTCGCCGGATGGGAGTTGCGGAAGCGTAAAGCTGCCGTCTTGGCTCATCACAATATTGGGCAGATTCAGCTTTTGGCCGTTTGCTGATATTATTTCGCCGGTTACTTTCAAGTTGTTTCCGACGAGCTTCGTAATGATCTCCTGAACAACTTTGCCACCGTTCGCTTGGTCCGAAACAATGACTTCCGGTTTCATTGTAGGTGCAGGCTGTTGTACACCATCCGTATTTCCTGCAGGCGGAACTTCTACAGGTGGAATTTCTACAGGTGGGATTTCAACAGGCGCGTTTGGTTTGATAGTAACCACATTAGACATACCTGCATATGGACCCGATTCCACGTTTAATCGGAAATAGTAAGTTTCGTTACTCGATAAACCCGCTAACGTTGCACTTGTTGCAACAGCATCCAGCGTCTCCAATGGGCTAACCGGTCTAAAGGTAGTTCCGTCTGTAGATTGTTCTACAACAATGTTCGTTGCCCCCGTTAAAGCAGGGAATTTCAATGTCACTTGTTCAATGCCTGCAACGGCCGACAAAGTGGTGATTGGTTCCGAAGGCGAGGCATCGACCACATTGGACACGCCTGCATATGAACCAGATCCGACGTTTAATCGGAAAGAGTAGGTTTCTCCGTTCGTTAATCCGGTTAAGGTTGCACTTGTTGAAGCAGCATCCAGCGTCTCCACCGGGCTAACCGGAGTAAAGTTTGTTCCATCGGTAGACTGTTCAACAACGATGCTCGTTGCCCCTGTTAAAGCAGGGAAATTCAATGTCACTTGCTGGTTGCCTGCAACGGCCGACAAAGTGGTCAACGATTTTGAAGGCGAGGCATCGACCACATTGGACACGCCTGCATATGGGCCCGATCCGACGTTCAGTCGGAAATAGTAGGTTTCGCCGTTCGTTAATCCGATTACGGTTGCACTAGTTGAAGCAGTATCCAGCGTCTCCACCGGGCTCACTGGAGTAAAGTTTGTTCCATCGGTAGACTGTTCAACAACGATGCTCGTTGCCCCCGTTAGAGCAGGGAAATTCAATGTCACTTGCCCATTGCCTGCAACAGCCGACAAATCGCCTAAAGGAGCTGGATCAGCCGCAATCACATAAACCGTAAATGTCTTCTCGCTAGTAAGCCCGTCTTTGGTGATGGTTGCCGTCAAGGTCACGTAAGTTCCCGATTGAGCGATTACCGGCCTTTTCACGGTTCCATCTGGCGCGATGACCGACGGCTGGTCAGAGGACCAGACGGTGGTTACGCCATCGTCTTGTTGCAGTGTAAGATTGTTTTTCACCGAGTTTTTCGTTTCTCCGAGTTTATACCCGATATCGGTTTTGTCCTCTGCCTTTTCAATGGCCAGAATACCATCTTTATAATCCGAAATGAGTTGGTTCGCGATTCGATCAGCTATTTCTTCAATGATATCAGCACTGGACTTATCGGAATTGACATGCTGACCGCCGTTTGTAATGCCGTCGATAAACGTTTGGTCGATAACCTCATACGTGGCGCTGGTTACTCCAACATATTGTGCGCCGCTGTTATTGAATGACTCCGTCAGTTTAGATTGATTCGTTCCCCCGTCTAATTCTCCGCGAGGGTCATCGTTAATGTTCACGATATAACGCAGCGGGGACGTTCCCCAATTGATTTTATCCGCGGCTACATCCAATGGCTTGCTCGAAGTCGAAAACAACTTCATATTATCAAATGCAAAAATCGAAATAATCCCGCAGCCATGGCCTACATGGCTAACGATCGGACCAAATTCATCTCCGTAAACATTTGGGAGAGTTAAATTCCTAATGATTTGGTCACCATTATCCCACATGTTCAACGTCGTATCCGTTGCTACGACTTTAATGCTGTGGTGAGTGGATGCCCCTTTCACGAAACTTCCGATTTGGGTAACGCCTGGCATGGAACTCAAAGCTCTGCTCTTCTCATTATGTAGTGCGGTTGCGTCCACACCATTGATTTTGTATACTCTGACAGCACCTTGAACATATAAAATCGAATAACCGCTTAATTTTCCGTTGCTGTCTATCTCCGTATTAAATAGAAAACCGCCGCCTTCCATGCTGTGATAATCCACTTTGGATTCATCCATATCGAAGGTGATGATTTTTTTGCCTGAAGGGCTTCCTTGCGTCAGCATGAAATCCTTATAAGCAGGTGAGGTATAACCATAGAAGGTTAACGTGTTGCCTCCATTGGAAATTTGAACATGATTGTAATCAGGGGTTTCAACCATCGGAGTGATAGCTGAAGGTTTAATATACCAGCTGTCATAACCGTTATGCACATAAGTCGTATCCGATACCGTTGTCCGGTCTGCACTCGCGTCCATGATCGACACATACTTAGGATTTACGCCTCCAGCTATCAGCTTAGCTTTAACAGCATCATTCAATTGGCTCTCAAAATTACTAGAATCATAAACACTCGTTCCGGAGTTATAGTAAACCTCTGCTACCGGCGAAAGCGCATATGCCATTGGCATATTCGTAATAATTAATAGCGTTGCCACTATCATCGAGATTATCGTTTTTGTTTTTTTCAACTGTTTCACCCATCCTGTAAGTTTAGTAACCTTGTGAAATCCTACACTGACACTGACCAGTGACCCCTTATCCCCATTAATGAATAAATAAACTGTGCTGCAACACCCTCCAACAAAGCATATTGTAAAAATTGTTAATTCCAACATATCAGAAGCATCTCTCAAATATCTCTCAAATTCGACAACTGTCGACAGGTAGATTTTTGAGAGATCATTACCCTATGATAGTATCCATAGGGGTGTGACTACAGATGAAGAAACTAATTGGTTATCTGGGTGTAATATGCGCCTTAATCGCCATTCTCTATATCATTTTTAGCGACCAGGACACAGGCGCCGTCAAAATCAAAGCCGTAGACGGCGTACTTAACTTGCGAGAGCTCAAGGATTCACCGTTTGTATCGTTAGCTGGCGATTGGAAATTCACCGCCGAAGCTTTTGTATCCCCGACTGACTTTAATAACAAAGCCGAAAATCTGCCCGTACCCGGTGCCTGGGCATCGGATGTCGAGTGGGGCTCCTATCAGTTAATGGTATACCTGCCCGATCACTGGTCAGATGAGCTTGGTCTCCGCGTTCGAAATATTTGGTCCGCCCACACCATTTACGTCGATGGTATACCTCTCTCAAAAATAGGAACAGTGGCAGCAACCAAACAAGCGACAACCCCGGATAATCCTTCCTATGAAGCCTATTTTAAACCGGGCAGCCAACAGCTCCTTATTACCATTCATGCATCCAATTTCTATAACACGAGAGGCGGCATCGTACTGCCGATCGATTTCGGCGACGCCGAGCAGATGAAGGAAGATGTGCAGCGAGATCTTTCCCTGGAGTGGACGGCTACCTTATGGTTGCTGCTGTTCAGCATGTTCCATATGACGATCTACTTGCTGCGAACGAAGGACGAAGCCTTCTTGTACAGTGGACTGCACTTTCTGCTGTTGGCGTTGGTCATCGTCCTGCGAGGAGAGCGGCTATTCATTCGGGAGTTCCCATCGTTTCCCTTTGAACTCTATTTTCGCCTGCAGGATACCGTTACCTTCCTGGCCGCCATCTTGCTCATTGTTTTTATCGTCAAAATGATTCCTTCTATTATGAGTAGAAAGACGATGCATCTTCTTTTTCTGCCGATCCTGGTCTATTCATTCTTAAATGCGGTCCTCCCGGCCAGAAAAATATCGGTTACGCAGTATCCGCTCTTTTATTACTTCGATGCATTAATCCTAGGCATTATTGTTCGCATCTTCTATTTGACGCTAAAAAAGCGAATTAATATAAGTAGAAATGAAGCCGTCATCCTTTTATTGATGCTTCTGTTTTTAGCCGTATTCGCCATAAGCGCTTCATCGGACAGTTTATTTTTTACAGGGCGAAACTACATGAATCGTATTGGATTTATTGGATTTCTCGTGATGATGAATGTTTTTCTTGGCATACGTCTGATGAACCGGGCTGAGGAGTCAGAGCAACTTAGTACCAGACTGCAGAAAGCAAACGATGCTAAGGATGCTTTCTTGAAAGTTACGACTCAGGATTTGCAAAGGCCTCTGCATGATGCCGTCCATCTAGTGGGGGCGATTGCCCGGGAGCCCAGTCGCGAGAAGCAAGCGGAGCAATTGTACTTGGCTGAGCAGCTGATGGGGAACATGGTGTATTTGCTGAGAGATCTGCATGATTTTACCCGCATTCGATTTGATGATTACGCGATTCAGCTTAAATCCACCAATCTTCGGATGGTCATCCTCCATGTCATTCAGCTGATGCAGTTTACCTTCACGAAGAAGAAGATCGTAATCAACGAACAAATTCCGAAACAGCTTTACGTATGGGCAGATGAGCAGCGCTTGACGCAGGTATTTATCCGAATTATGACAGAAATCTCTCACGATACCGCAGAAGACCGACTGACCATTGAATCTATGCAGGTCGGCACGGATGTCCTGCTTCGAGTGACTTCTGCCGGTGAATCTTCAGCGAATCGGGATCGCCCGCATTCTTCGGGGCTGATGATGACGGAAGAACTCATTCAACAGATGAACGGAAGCATCACATATGAACATTTGCAAGGCGAACTTCGCTTTACGGTCACACTAGCGTTTAGCGAATTTAAAGATCCAGTTACAGTAACGGAGCATGAATATAACCTACAATCTGTGGTGCATGTGGAAGATCGGGCGTTAGGAACGCTCTTGATTGTCGATGATGACGCGATGCATGCGGAAGTCATGAGAGACATGCTGGGGGATACCTACACGGTGCGAATCGCTTATACGGCTCAAGAAGCGCTTGAGTATTATAGCAATCATCCGGAAGTCGCGATGATGATCGTAGATGATATCATTCCTGGGGACATGAATAGTTTGGAATTGCTTCGGCAAATCCGTAACCAGGCATCCTTAATGGACCTGCCGATCTTAATGATGATTTCTTCCGAATATCCCAGACATATTGAGATGATTTTCGCTGCTGGCGCTAATGATTATTTACTGAAGCCTTTTCCCAAAGAGACCTTGATGGCTCGCTTGAATGCCACAGAACAAACGAAGCAGTCTATGCTGAAAGCGATTGAGTATGAAATGGCCTTTCTGCAAACCCAAATCAAACCGCATTTTCTCTATAACGCACTTAGCAACATTATTGCCTTTTGCTATACGGATGGAGAGCGTGCAGCTCATCTGCTAACGATGCTCAGTTCTTTCTTGCGTTATATATTCGAGACGAGCCGGGACGGACAATTCTCTACCCTCCAGAAGGAAATGGAAATTATCGAGGCCTATGTAGAGGTGGAAAAGGCTAGATTTGGCGAGCGGTTAACCTTTGCTAGTGACATCGATCCGTCCATTGCCGTGGAGCAGGTTCTGATTCCTAGCCTGCTCCTGCAGCCTTTAGTCGAGAATGCGATTCGCCACGGCCTATTCGACAAGGAAGGTCCAGGTCATGTTCAGGTCACTGTTTCCTTGCGCGAATCCTTTTTAAACATATCCGTCGCCGATGATGGCGTAGGCATGTCTGCCATGCAGTGCGCTCAATTAATGAGGGGAGCGAATGCCAAGGCCGGAATCGGCTTTACGAATGTTCGTCGGCGCGTCCATGATCTCACCCAAGGAAGCCTGGAGATTAACTCGTCGCCGGGCAATGGAACAACCATTCAAATCATGATTCCCATGAAGGAGGGACAAGAGTAATGTGGAAGATCATCATCGTGGAGGATGAAAAACCAATTCTAGGCCTGCATGCCAGATTGCTTGAAACGTATGGCCCCTTTCAAGTTGTAGGCTGCTTCGAATCGCCGTTTGATGCGCTGCAGGAAATACCGAAGCTGGAATTGGATGCACTCGTGCTCGACATTGAAATGCCAAGAATGACGGGGCTTCAGCTTGCTCAGAACTTAGTGGAGAACGGTATTGATGTACCTGTAATTTTCACGACCGCTCACCAACAATATGCCGTACAAGCCTTTCGCGTGCAAGCCCTGGATTATCTCTTGAAACCGTTGACCATAAATATAGTGAAGCAGCTTGATGAACGCCTCCAGAAGTATTATGGACAGAAACCAAAGCTGGCCCATAAGAAGGAACTCGATGTTCAGTTATATGGAGAAGCATCCGTTATGAAAGGAGAGCAGCTTGTGAAATGGCCTACCCGCATAACGGAGGAGTTGTTTTACTATTTGCTCCTCCATGAAAATAAATTATGTCAAAAGTGGAGAATTATCGATGACCTCTGGGCAAACGTGGATGAAAAACGAGCGCTTTCTAATTTGTATAATACAATTTATCGGATGCGTCAGCTGTTTATGGAGCTTGATATTCCCATTGTCATCGAACGAATGAATGATGGTTATATTATGAATACGAACAGCAGCATCGTAATGAAACCGAAAGAGAGGCCGGATGCCCCTCTGCTGGGATCTAAAGGATATCTTTGGGCTTATGGTTGGGAATTTGGATGGTAAAGCAAAAAACCACAACCGGAATCGGTTGTGGTTTTTCATACGATGCCTCATATGAAAGGAAGTTAGGGGAGATTTCAGCTACGATCCGGATTCATCATCCTCATCGAAGAAATCTCCGTATTGATCAGGCGCTTTTCCTTTCGAATCTAGGAGAGCAGGGAGCTTCATTCCTCTCAAGTCCCCATCTTCTAAATATTGAACGATGAATCTCCACTCATCACCATAGTCGAATAACAGCAACATCTTCTGTTTGGGTGTATGGAATACCTTACTAACCTTCGCGTTCTTCACACCTGGGAAATTCATCTTTTCGCCCATATCGGCAAATAGCTCGTATCCTTCCTCCGACCGGGTCCAGTTTTTTAGTTCAATCCTTCCGCGGCGCGACGTCAGCCGCCTTGTTCTTGGGCGGTCTGCCTCTGCGCGGCTTAATTGCCGCATCGGCAGTACTACTGCCTGCACGAGTTCTCGTCGGTTCCTTGTCCATGTCCAGATTCAAATCAATGCCGAATGTGCCCGCCAAGTCGCCATCCTCCATCACTCTGCGGCCGCGCCGTCCGTCTTTGCCCAGCATCGTTTTCGATTGCTCGGCAAGTGAGGCCGTAATCAGCTCGTCCATCTTGACCATGCGCAACTCAAAGAACAATGCAGCATTATCGTCGAATCTTGCGCCAATCCCATACAGCACAGCGGCTACATGTTTACACATCACTGCATAGTCAGGACAACTGCACGAGAATTGAATGTCCTTGGGTGAAGGAAACAAACCTGAACTTTTCATTATGAATAGATCAGATAAGCCCTTCGGAAACTTGCCAGCAGCCAGTTCTTGCAGCGAGTTGATTTTACCTGAGCACTCCTTCACTATACTGTTCCACATCTCATTCGAAAGCGGAGTTACCTTGACCTCAATTTTATAAGGTTTCGACGAGCTGCCTTGCACAAGCGCCGCTACCTTGCCTTGTGCAACTTGAAGATCAAGCACCGCACCATGCCTGACATAGCTGCGCCCCCGATCAATCCGATTGCTGTAATCCGCATAGCTTTCCAGATTCGAGCACCATGCCTTGCCCCACCAGGTTGCCGCAATCGTGCGTCCAGAAATAACGATCGGCCAAACCTTGTTATCTTTTTTTTTCAGCTTTTCTACCGCAGCTGCCGCCCGACGTTTCTTCTCCGCCACTGGAACATACTCTGGAAAGTCATTGTAGAACGCCATCGTCCCACCTCCCTGTTACGATAGTCGCATCAGATCCAGCAACTGTCCGTTATCCATCTCCGTTATCCAGCTCTCCTGAATGTCGGGTACAATCTCATTGGACAATCGAAGCTTATCCGTAATGATTTGGTCGATCTTTTCCTCCACAGTGCCTTGCGTAATAAATTTGTGGACGATTACATTCTTCTGTTGGCCGATGCGGAAAGCGCGATCCGTCGCCTGATTTT
This window contains:
- a CDS encoding death on curing protein, translated to MTLFLTKEEVVSAHYFMMKKMNDVKQSGIKDHGLLESAVHRPQQNIFGEDAYATIFDKAAALLESLVKNHCIHNGNKRTAYLVSKSFLILNGYHLRMEREYAVEFVVDIAVGVHSFEAIVHILKEHSVPVDSKRR
- a CDS encoding antitoxin MazE, with amino-acid sequence MNGVIKVTNEKPNVTRYSRKVGRMGNSLGVSLPKGLATKLDISQGDEIEFIENDRGEVIVKKARQNKLPDHVRPEVLEAFFDVFEEDEGILEDLRNR
- a CDS encoding NitT/TauT family transport system ATP-binding protein — encoded protein: MLIEIRNVTKQFQSRGQSELFTALDDVSLTIGKGEFVSLLGPSGCGKSTLMNLVAGLETATGSVEVAGKQVTGPGPDRVVVFQEHALFPWLTVLENVAFGLKQKGIGKKERTELAMEQIRSVHLSKFVDRYPHELSGGMRQRAAIARALAMDPDILLMDEPFAALDEQTRLILHRELEDIWLRTKKTILFVTHNIREAVMLSDRVVVMSTRPGAIKKEFKVQAARPRHKADSLLHHVENSIMECLRDELDKVIKEEMGDEYSLKKDAVPGDSDLGMGSGI
- a CDS encoding NitT/TauT family transport system permease protein; translated protein: MAWEAAYRLIGWPSWKFPSALQTFETLYNGFVDGNLLEATYQSMKRLLTAFVISISIGTVLGFLFARYRWLDETLGFLVVALQTVPSIAWLPFAIIWFGLSDTSVIFITALGATWTMAMSSRTGIINIPPIYTKAAQTLGTGTGFRMFFQIMVPASFPHLITGVRVAWAFAWRALVAGELIARGVGLGQNLQAGRDLGDTALILSVVFIIGILGTISDHFCFKKLEEKILVRYGLAGVKK
- a CDS encoding NitT/TauT family transport system substrate-binding protein, which translates into the protein MKKLITTLVSVVLAMTVLTACGGKNSEAPSGSEGSSKDAITVRLGVFKNITHAPSYVALDKGYFQKEFGDNVKIEVLSFDNGSEFSTALATGEIDIGTVGPGPSTNQYVKSKNFRVVSGSNNGGAVLVVGKDSGITDVKELVGKTVAIPTKGSTNEISLRLLLQQAGLKVTDDSTGVQIIARAPADTLIAMRQKEIDATLIPEPWGTQMEQEGIGSILVDWNKIPPNNGDYPLSIMVASDKFIKEHRDLVKAAIKANLQAIDFIEKSPDEAYASINNQLKELTGKAMDVELIKAALARCHITSDVSKEAIEEMAKVSIEAGYIKDITVDTLDLSEFVDLSMLEEVKTEK
- a CDS encoding cysteine synthase A encodes the protein MSKKIVNSVVELIGDTPAVRINRLVGPNDAEVYIKLEMLNPSGSVKDRAAYNLIAQAELDGRLQPGATIIEPTSGNTGIGLAMNAAAKGYKAILIMPDNMTKERINLLKAYGAEVVLTPAAERMPGAIRKAQELNAQIPNSFIPQQFENKANPDIHRTTTALEIIEQMEGRLDAFVASSGTGGTITGTGEVLKEKLPGIRILVVEPKGSPVLSGGEPGPHKLVGTSPGFVPAILNTNVYDEIVQVDDEDAVQTTRDLASREGILVGPSAGATVWAALQEARRLGPGKRVLCIAADTGERYLSMGIFF